Genomic window (Deltaproteobacteria bacterium):
CTGTGGTAGAACCCTCCCGGCCAACGACTACGCACAGGGGAGCGACCATGCCCGACTCGATCCCGACCGTCCCGCATCCACGCAACGAACCCGTCCTGTCCTATGCGCCCGCCACGGCCGAGCGGGCCGCGCTCAAGGCGGAACTCGACCGCTTGGCCGGCGCGCGGACCGAGATCCCGCTGGTCATCGGCGGCGAGCGGGTCACCACCGGGGACATCGGCACCTGCGTCCAGCCGCACGACCGCCACACGCCGCTCGCCACGTATCACAAGGCCGGTCCCGCGCAGGTCGCGCTCGCCATCGACGCCGCGCGCGAGGCCAAACCCGCCTGGGAGGCGATGTCCTGGGAGGACCGCTGCGCCATCTTGCTGCGCGCGGCGGAGCTGCTCGCGGGCAAGTGGCGCGCGACCGCCAACGCGGCCACCATGCTCAACCAGTCCAAGACCGCACACCAGGCGGAGATCGACTCGGCCTGCGAGCTGATCGACTTTTGGCGGTTCAACCCCTACTACGCGGCCAAGCTGTACGCCGACGTCCAGCCGGACAGCGCTCCCGGGACGTGGAACCGCGTCGAGCTGCGCCCCCTCGAGGGCTTCGTGTTCGCCGTCACGCCGTTCAACTTCACGTCGATCGCCGGCAACCTGCCGACAGCGCCGGCGCTCATGGGCAACACGGTCGTGTGGAAGCCGGCGTCGACCGCCGTGTTGTCTGCCTGGATCGTCATGCAGGTGCTCGAAGAGGCCGGCCTGCCGCCGGGCGTCATCAACTTCGTTCCCGGCAGCGGCGCGGCGGTCGGCGATGCCGCGCTCGACTCGCCCGAACTCGCCGGCATTCACTTCACCGGGTCGACCGACGTCTTCCGCGCCATGTGGAAGCGCACGGCGAACCAGATCGATCGATATCGATCGTACCCGCGCATCGTCGGAGAGACCGGTGGCAAGGACTTCATCGTCGCGCACACGTCGGCGGACCCCGATGCGCTGGTGACCGCGATCGTGCGCGGCGGGTTCGAATACCAGGGGCAGAAATGCTCCGCCGCGTCGCGCGTCTACGTACCCAACTCGCTGTGGTTGCGAATCCGCGATCAACTCGCGGACACGACGCGCGATCTGACGATGGGGGACGTGCGCGACTTCCGCAACTTCATGGGCGCCGTGATCGACGGCGCCGCGTTCGCCAAGCACCGCGACGCGATCGAACGGGCGCGCGCCGACAGCGACGCGGAGGTGCTCGTCGGCGGCGAGACCGATGACTCCACCGGCTGGTTCGTGCGGCCCACGATCATCGTGGCCAAGGACCCCGCCTATCGCACGATGCAAGACGAGTTGTTCGGCCCGATCGTCACGGTCTACGTCTACCCGGACACGCACTGGGACCACGCGCTCGACCTGGTCGACGCGACGTCGCCCTACGGCCTCACCGGCGCCGTGTTCGCCGCGGACCGGTCGGCGATCCTCGAGGCGACCCGCCGGCTGCGGCACGCCGCCGGCAACTTCTACATCAACGACAAGCCGACCGGCGCCGTCGTCGGCCAGCAGCCGTTTGGCGGCAGCCGTGCGTCGGGGACCAACGACAAGGCCGGCAGCGCGCTGAACCTGCTGCGCTGGACGTCGGCGCGCACGATCAAGGAGACGTTCGCGCCGCCGACGGATTACCGCTATCCGTTCATGGCCGACCGATGAGCCGCCGCGCCGCCGTCGTCGCGATCGCGGTCGTCCTGATCGCAGCGGGCGCGTGGTGGCGGTTCGGGCGCGAACGCGACGAGCCGACCGCTGCCGCGACCGCGCCGGATGCCGGGACGGCGCGAGTCGCCCGGGCGGCTCCCCCGCCGCCGCCCGCCGTCGATCTGCCCGTCACCGAGGAGCGCGATCCCGCGGGCGACCTGCGACTCGAGGGCCAGGTCGTCGACGTCGACGGGCACGGCGTCGGCGCCGCCGAGGTGCGCCTGCTGTCGAACCCGCCGCGAACGGCGACCACCGAGGGGGACGGCTCGTTCGCGTTCGACGGCCTGATCGCCCGCGACTACACCCTCGTCGCGACCCAGGGCGACCGGACCGGGTCGGCGCAGGTCACGCTGCGCGCCGACACGCCGCCGGTCATCGTGCGGCTGCGCGCCGGCGCGCGCGTGTCGATCCGCGTCGTCGCCGCCGATACCGGCGCGCCCATCGCCGGCGCCGACGTCGAACTCGGCGGCGCGCGCGAGATGACCAGCGCGACCGACCGCGACGGCGTCGCCCGTTTTCGCGGCGTGCCGGGCGGAGTCAACACCGCGCGCGCCACCGCCGGCGGCTACGCGCCCGCGGCGATCGCGCTCGTCGTTCCCGAGGGCGCGAGCGAACCGATTGAGCGCACCATCGAGTTGCGGCGCGGAGCGCCGGTCGCCGGCCGGGTCGTCGACGAGGCCGGCGCGCCCATCGCCGGCGCCCGGGTCGGCCCGATCGAGGCCGGGTCGCTCACCGGTGCGCTCGACGCGATCGCGCACGAGGGCGCCAAGACGGACGACGCCGGCGCGTTTCGAATCCCGGCCGTCGCGGCCGGCACGTACCGATTCGTCGCGGTGCACGACGGCTATCCGCCGGCCGCCAGCGAGCCGGTGACCGTCGACGGGCGCACGGAGCGCACCGGCGTCGTGATCCAGCTCGCGCGCGGCGCGCGGGTCGCCGGGCGCGTGGTGACGGCCGACGGCCAGCCGGCCGCCCACGCCACCGTTCGACTCGTGGCGCGGGATGCGTCGACCTGGACGGCCATCCCCGGCAGCGGCGCCCACCAGGCGATCGCCGACGACCAAGGCCGGTTCACGTTCGACGCCGTGGCGCGCGTCCCCGTCGTGCTGGTCGCCAGCGGCGACGCGGCGACCAGTGAAGCGGTCGACGTCGATCTCACCGGCAAGGACGCGGTGGAGGACGTGGTGCTCACGCTGTCCATCGACGGCGTCATCGCCGGCATCGTCGTCGACGGCGACGGCGCGCCGGTGGCCGAGGTGTACGTCACCGCGCTGCCGGACGTGTTCGACGGCGAGGTGAGCATGGCGGAGTTGGCGCTGCGCGGGCCGCACACCGCGATGACCGGCGGGGACGGCCGGTTCGCGCTGCGCGGCGTGCCGCCGGGCAGCTACCGCGTGCGCGCCACGCGCGGCGCCCCACTGTCGATCGAGCTTTTCGGGACGGCCGGCGGCGTTCGCGCGAAACCGGGAGACACGGATGTCCGCGTCGTCCTCGAAGCGGAAGGTGGGGTGACGGGGCGGGTGCAACTGCCGGACGGATCCGCGCCGGACGCGTTCACCGTCGCGGTCGGGGCCGGCACCCTGCGGCCGGGCGGGCGCGACGGCCGCTTCGAGGTCGACGGGATCCCCGGCGGTACGTACGACGTGACCTTCCGCGGCCCGGAGTTCGCGCCGACGACGGTGCGCGACGTGACCATTCGCGGCGGCGAGATCACGGACCTCGGCGTGATCTCGCTGCGGCGCGGGCGCTCGGTCCGCGGTCGGGTCCTCGGCCCGGACGGTGCGCCGGTGGCGGGCGCGACCGTGCTGTTCGGCCGCCAGGTGTTGAGCGACGGGACGAAGCTGGGCGCCGGGCTCGCGGAGATGTTCGCCGAACAGATGGGACTCAAGCGAGCCACGTCCGGCCCCGACGGGGCGTATCGCATCGCCGGCATCCCGCCGACGGCGGGCGAGATCGCCGCGGAGCACCCCGACGTGGGGCGCTCGCGGCACGTCTCCGTGCCGGCCGGCGACGGCGACATCGCGATCGATCTGCCGCTGCTTCCGTTCGGGCGGGTCGAGGGCGCCGTCACCCTCGGCGGCCAGCCGGCGAGCGGCGCCGTCGTCCTGATCGGCCAACCCGGGTCCCAGTCCCCGCTCATCGTCACGACGGACGAAAAGGGGGCCTACCTCGTCGAGCGCCTGCCCGCCGGCGATTACTCGTTCACCGCCATGAAGCAAAGCGGCCTCACCGGCGGCCAATCGGCCAGCACGCACGCGTCCGTCGCGGCCGGCGAGGTCGCCCGCGTCGACATCGACATTCCCGTCGGCACCATCACGCTGACCGTGTCGATTCGAGGCGAGGGCGACGCCCCGATCGAAACCGCGCAGGTGTTCGTCGCCGAAGGGAAGTGGGATCTGCACACCGCCAAGGAGGTCAACCTCGCGTTTTTCGGCGGCACCGCGGCGTCGGCGCGACACGGGTTCGCCACCGGCGGTCGCGAGGTCGTGTTCCGGCAGATGCGCCCCGGAGACTACAGCGTGTGCGCCATCCCGATCGCGGGCGACCTCAACGACCCGAACGTCGCCGCGCGCATCCAGCAGGTCGTCGACCAGCTTCCCGTGTACTGCAAGTCGTTTGCGATCGCCGACGGCCCCGACCAGCAGCGCGTCGAGATCGTCGTGCCGCCGCCCGGACCGCTGCCGTCGCCGGACGATGCCCCGGCGCCGTAGGCGCTCGGCGCCGTACGACCGGCGCGGCTTGACGTCGAGGGCCGATCCGCGAA
Coding sequences:
- the pruA gene encoding L-glutamate gamma-semialdehyde dehydrogenase, which produces MPDSIPTVPHPRNEPVLSYAPATAERAALKAELDRLAGARTEIPLVIGGERVTTGDIGTCVQPHDRHTPLATYHKAGPAQVALAIDAAREAKPAWEAMSWEDRCAILLRAAELLAGKWRATANAATMLNQSKTAHQAEIDSACELIDFWRFNPYYAAKLYADVQPDSAPGTWNRVELRPLEGFVFAVTPFNFTSIAGNLPTAPALMGNTVVWKPASTAVLSAWIVMQVLEEAGLPPGVINFVPGSGAAVGDAALDSPELAGIHFTGSTDVFRAMWKRTANQIDRYRSYPRIVGETGGKDFIVAHTSADPDALVTAIVRGGFEYQGQKCSAASRVYVPNSLWLRIRDQLADTTRDLTMGDVRDFRNFMGAVIDGAAFAKHRDAIERARADSDAEVLVGGETDDSTGWFVRPTIIVAKDPAYRTMQDELFGPIVTVYVYPDTHWDHALDLVDATSPYGLTGAVFAADRSAILEATRRLRHAAGNFYINDKPTGAVVGQQPFGGSRASGTNDKAGSALNLLRWTSARTIKETFAPPTDYRYPFMADR